The Parasteatoda tepidariorum isolate YZ-2023 unplaced genomic scaffold, CAS_Ptep_4.0 HiC_scaffold_1045, whole genome shotgun sequence genomic interval TGCTGCTCTAGAACACTTCACGAGTGCAGCCGTTTTGCTGATACTCGTTCCGACACATCTCGCACCCACAATCATTCCACgttgaaattcagttaaatcacttttctttcccaTAGCTGAGCAAGCAACCCAGTATAACTGATGACTCACTTGTCCAGCATTCCCGTGTTATGGTTATCTTGCCCTCTAGCGACAATGCTGTGACGCAAtaactcatttgcataaaactctgaggtggtcataataatttggccactcagtgtaaatgtttttcttcagtTCTATATTTTATCAACAAGATGGTACTCTTTTCTTTGGTTAAACTATGTTGGTAGCACTGCTATGAGAATATAGTTGAAGATAAATGATTTCTTTGATTTCTTTggatatatttaacaattaaaatttaagacaatggaagcttatttaaagattttattttgcacttcAGTATTAAGGTTCCAACTCAAAACACTAAAGTACTGAATAGtttcacaactatgataatacaTAGCAATAGACTACATTTTTCAACTTATTGtaagtgtgtctaccactacaaaaatacaatagcaattcaatagtatataagacatttaAACCcaattctatgttggggtacctttacATACATGAAGGCTGACATTGTTGGTAACTCctttccccacattggtgaccttcgggtTTGATTTGAACATGCCTACCTTGACAGTAACGGCCACTTCGATCTGAACACGCCTTCTTCGATGGATGgttcacattgaacagttggACTTGTTAGTTATGACTCTCTCCAttgctactcagtctcaatCGCTCACAccgtatacactcgactgctaaaggcgaAACAGGAGCGAACACTACAGtcaacttaatacagctctcatgaTCAGCTCAAAAGTActgtgatcttaatacagctctcccggcctTTCACAAAACAGCGataaatcaactagtggtatccattcattgaattctatcacagctataattctggtgggggagttcTGCAGTGTGTCtatcactacaaaaatacaattcgctaatatataagacatgttaactcgattatATGTTGGGGTACCCTTTcgtagatgaaggttgacattgtcgataactcctcTCCCCACagtatgttttaaaacaatctgattgtttttctctttaatttttaaataaagaatgttcTGAATAAggaactatttttcttaaagatcGAAAAAGGAACGAATATTAATGTATGAAAGCAGTGCAATCTTTCTATTTCCCATTACGAAttgagtttaattttcttttctttctagaaTCTGAAGAAAAGGATTACCAGTAAGTACTCATCTGACATTCATGAATGAAATCAGTGAAGAGTTAGTGAGTATTGTaggtaagttttaattatattgaagaGATATTTTACGTGAAGATCACAAAATGGCTGCGTACTTTTCTACATTAATAGGTAAGCTCACTCTTGTAAGGTAAggcacttatttattttacatggtACAATACTGGAAGTAAACTCATTTATTACTGAAAAGAggtaatgcattttttctttgaatagaaaaaacaaatttaattaaaatgttttttttttcttcgtcgGTTTGCCGTCGGCTCGCAACATGCGCTCGAGGTTTTCCCGCTTTTAAATCACGCGCGACGAATTTCGATCGGTCggttttatcattatttcatcATAAAGCGTTTTCCgcctctttttttccttttaactaattataatttttttcattgtagtttttagtttaaaattttttttcttttgatttttatttcgtatgtttgtttcaaactttttcttcatatgtttatgttccaaattttttttatccagtaTTTATGTTCGTACATTTTTTGTTCTATGTTCCTGTTGCGAAATTTTTCGTTCTGTCtttgttttccaaattttttcattctgtaTTGGCGTTACAAGTTTTTCCACCTTGTGTTAGTGTTCCTAATTTGTTAACCCAGTGTTTGTGTTCCGCATATTTTTCAACCATTGTTTGTGATCCTTATTTTTTCACGATGTGTTAGTGATCCAAATTTATTCATCCCACTATTTTATATCTGTTTTCATGTTttcggttattttttttaattggcttCTGTTTTATTCATTGCGTtacaactttttattcttttttttaaatgtagataCTATTTCAttctatatgatttttttttatttccagcatgtgttgtttttttatttttatttatatcatttcattttcttttttaatgttttttatcatttcCTATTGTTTAATtgactttgttttatttattgcgttCCGGcttttcatagtttttcttttttatgtagattccattttttttcaatatatgattttttttttatctaatatgtGTTTTATTTCCACTATATTTCcagttcttttttatatttccctttttatttcCAGCTTCTGTGCGTGCTTTTTTATTCCAAGTTtgtatttcgtttttatttacattgtatttttcaaatttccttttACAATTTGTgttcaacttttcttttttattccaattttgtatttcttttttatttacattgtatgTTTCAAATTTCCTTTTACAATTTGTGttcaacttttcattttttaatatgcgtttaaatttttttttctttcaatgtgTGTGTCAGATTTTTCGCTCAACGTGTTTGTGTTCCAAATTTTTTCATCCAatgtttatgtttcaaaattttcatccctatctttgtatttgaaatttttttgtgctttgttcttcaatttttatctttctgtGTTTGTGttccaacttttttttgtcCTGTGTTCctgtttcgaatttttttcaaactgtgttcgttttttaaatttcttcatctAATGTTAGTGTTTACTATCTTTTCATCAGGCATtatgtttcgatttttttttatcctgtattagtttcaaattttttcatcttatttttgtgttccaaatttttttcttcagtgtttgtgtttcaattaatttcttcCAATGTACGTGTTTAagtgtattttgtatttttcgaaTGTTTTCCTGTGTCTTTTTCAGAGTGTTTTTCAAAGGGTAATATTTTCGGGATGATCAAATCCATCTCCGTGTTATGCACTTTTTTCGTTGCATCCATTCTCTTTTTGCATAAAtcgttttgttttcaaaattttgtatttttggcttcatttttttttttttttttttttttttttttttttttttgtaattatcatttccaattttgatttcttcatatttttccaCCGTTTTCAAATGCTTTCCACTCTTATTCACAGTGTTTCAGcttttcatcttcttttttctaatgcaatatatatatatatatatattattaaatctgAGTTTTTGTTTACTATGTATGTGTGTATATCCTTTttcggagtttttttttttttcgtttatctTCCAATGGCTTTTTTTCAGtgcttttgtttcatatttttgaatggATGTTTTTCGTATTGGTGCACCACTTTTGTTCCATGTCtcttccatttttttccaatgagggctctaattttttttgctttataaaattttcgtttatgTACATCTGATCAAATCCATTCCTGTTCATCgccttatttcatttttcatattatcCATCTTTGTTTACGGTGCGATATTATTCTTATAcagatttaactttttttattattcattatttaatctgAGTATATccatttttatcctttttttcaagatttttataattttaattattttattcttatgtttttctcattttatgatttgaccaatttttttaaatgatttaaaaaaaatgttcttgttttttttgtaaGGTTTCAGATCttagtatgtatttttttgttgtttctttttaaaaattttgttcctcGTTTCTTTTCAAGTGTGtctgattgatttttttaatactgtttttaattgttttcttttgtttttatcatatgTAAATTAGTGTTtcattttaagtgctttttagCTATTCTTTTTCTATGTGTTTGTAAGTATATTGATTGTGCTGTGTTTCCATTGCTTTAAATATCGTTaactttgactttttttaattaaaattttttttttatgctttcttGAGACCTTTAATTCTTTTGGTAATAATCCTGTCTCTCTAACAGAATGAAATTTAGCTTTGTAGGATATTTTCTGCTTAATAGGGTGACAAATAAGGAACAACCGGACAAAGTGGGATCTGTTTTGCTGATTGCAACTTCATCTGTAAGTATAGTTTAATCTACTTAGTAAACTATTTCAAATcttgtaattaatttcaaattgcaatcgtttttattaaattaaacaatgtttGTAGGATATATTTCAGCTAAGTTGTGCGACAAATAAGAAGCAACCAGATAAAGTGGAATCTATTTTGCTGATTGCAACTTCATCTGTAAGTAAAATTCAATCTACTGTGTAAACTATTTCAAAtcttgtaattattttcaaacacacTTCTTGCTacagtttttttccttcgttAACAGGCAATTTCTGGCTGTTTAAGCAAagagttataaattatataatatgtgATTTCAATACAAATTCTAGTACAAGgaataatacaatatattaagaTACATATGTATGGTGCTCAGTATAGAAAATGGTCCACCCTGAATTACTTTTAGTCCAATGATCATATATTCAAAATCTTAGTAGTGAAAGGGGGTGACccaaaatatgttataattaaatgcagacgatattttaagttacgaagtcaaacgcaaaaacatactttctctgaatacgCGTAGCTTTTTTCCTCCGGGGAATTCGGTTTTCTGACCGCCAAAATCTAAGAGGAATAATTTtgggaaaaaacataattttattttataaactccctagctttttaattttgaacccaatccagaagacaaaggagcttctggatcaagtattggaagaaatttgccttagtggaggattttttgatggaactaacccgcatttgcattacatggagaggaaaaccatgaaaacctcccacggtaagcctaacggcaagggctcccgtgatccatctaccacagaggatattttacgtcagcactgtagtcagcTCAAGTTCAAGACTAATGcggaatcgaccagccatcgctgggattcgaaccctgttcaaCTCATTGGTAGgcgagaaatatggtcccaatagtttgatcacgAAAGcggtattatttaataatagtcgaaataatttcgatttgtaaggtataaaattttttacatctttttaaagaatgtaattttacaaagcaaaatatgaCATTTAAGTGAAATCGTTCAActagttcttgagaaatagaattttaaaatagttgtatttttaaaactcgctttttcaggaactattctaCTACTTCTCTCAAATTTTGCCTTTTGATATGTGAAATTGCATTCTttataatgatgtaaaaaaattataccttacaatttaaaattttttgactattaataaccaaaataagaaataataaatatttactaaaatttatttttttgtatctttagacaaaagaattttattatcgtgtgaaattttttttcaatttacttaaaaatttctctagaCACTGCAAAATAtgcttaaagtaaattaataattgcttcAAACTGTGTACCGTTCTCTTAGCCAAACTATCaggacaaatttttttccagattgcggctaatccctatattttgggaaatagatATCCGATTCCgttgtttattcagaaaaagtactttttttgtctCTTTTCTGATTTCCTAATATAGAATATCTTCTGCACTAATTAGTTCCCCcacaaaccattaaaattgagtaagtaaAAATCCGATGATTAGATCAAACGTTATTAAGAGTGGCGCTCTTTTTCTTTGGTCACTGTACCTGCGCTCACAAAAATAAGCGAATTCTATTAtgacaaaaagttaaaactagttttaagcCATTTATGATCCAGAACTTAACCTCCTTTTCCCTTTCAACTGGTTGAATCATCCGGActgagccatggtggctcaggggatagaacgctcGCTTCCAATGAAGTTACTCTGGTTCGATCCCAGTGATaactggtcgattcgaattctgctCAGCCGGCACGCACAAACCTCAGGGCTGAgggaaaatatcctcagtggtagatggatcataggTTACAGTTTCCTGCTGTCAAGcaaaccgtggaaggttttcacGGTtctcctttccatgtaacgcaaatgtggattaattacatcaaaaagtcctccacgaaggcaaattttctcaaaatacttgatacaggagtctcatggtcttctgggttgggttcaaaattaaaaagctacggtgttgaacattagtagccgtagaCGCTAAATTAGGTTGGCTGCTtaatgacggttataaagtcATTCGGACTCGCCATAGACCTGAAAAAGCACCCTGGGCCCCAGCCAAAGCCTTCCTTAAAAGTGGGGCCGTTTGACTCCCTGCCCTTtagaacaacaacaacaacaacaaaaatgaagcattttaaatattcagtataattttaaaacgtattttgtcgtaattcattttatttttgacattatgaatataatatttaaaatattattatttaaaaaataaaatacttatttagaattttatttaataactaagtTGGAGGCTACGTTGTGCGtgctatttcaataaatataggGAATTTCACATTTAGCCTAATGCACGTGCATGAAATTCTGAGTTAACAATCGTTTGAGTCTACAAACCGGGGCCTCACATacaaaagtttgaaacaaaatttagtaaatatccgtagaaatcaaaacaataaactaatatttcgTAGTTCTTCCTCCTTTTCTCACGATTCAAAACTTTCCTCACTTGTTCCTTTTTGGTCAATGCCAAGGTTGTTAacgccttttaaaaaaaaaataatgaaactggGGAGTTGTCACTGTGAATCTTGAAATTATGGTCCCCCTAGATTAATACATTATCTGATCAGATCAAATTCCAAAACAATTCGAACTtgcaatgttttattaatattattgaattttctcGCACAAAGTGTGCACTTACTTTGAAGATAAAATGCATGGAATATGTTGGGGGCTCCACAGATTTCCTGGACCTATTGTCATGAATTATGACACCTGtacagataaaaattatattttagtttaaaacagttttcatttAAGACTTCAGACAATGTCGGTTTAAACTCATAACAATGTATGTCTTACTGTGAATGACAGAGATTGGTGGACTTAAACTGGTGAATGTTGTCAATCACCTAGTCTATCTTGTTAAATGATACTACCCGGCCTACATTTGTCCGCTTTATatcctacatcaatgttttattttaagtttcaatgtTTACCCGATATACCCTATATTGAAGTTTTCTTAAGGTTCGATATATATTTTACCGGTACTCCGAAGTGTCACTGTTCGATATGTATTTTACCGATATttcgaacactgatgtttctcctaatctatcttcaaaagatgttaaaatatcgtataaatataataatatcaaagaataaatataaaataggatGTAAGTAATATTTCGGCCATTCACCAATGTGACTaagtgattgttgacattcaccggtgaaagttgACATTCTCATCATTTCGACGGTAACAACTTGATTTTGACGATTTTTCATTTATGGTAACAACTACATTTCGAAAATAGTTAGTAAAAGAAGCAGTTGCAGTTAACTACATTTCCTTTTTagtttataaccgtcgttgagcagccgacttGATTTTTGGACTAACGTCCAACtgcgtaaccttgtaattttttaatccaatacagaagacaagggagctcctgtaTCTAGAACTGGGGGGAAAATGGAActcacccgcatttgcattacatggagaggaagaccacgagaaccttccacggttagcctttCGGCAAGGggatctgtctaccactaaggTAGGTTGTTATTCACCGGTGAAAGATGACATTTTCCTCATTTCGGTGACTAACAGTAAtatatgcatttcaaaaaatttttctgattcaGAAGATCATTGGTTTTATTGagctataaatttctaaaaaaaatttctttcacgcATCAGTTTCTAAATGTTAAAATGCATCACTCAGTGGAAAATTTATGacatacatttttgtttcatttgttgCCTAACAATATAGgcaaacattttgttttcctgTAAAGTTGGCAtattaattgagtaaaaatgcGTTAAGAAATTCTTTGGTTTACAATAGTTTAGGTAGTTCAGACAGTTTTAAATGTCACTTAAAGttgagaaaaaatgaaaaataattttgaaatcaaaataaactatgTAGTTATTGGTACTAGTTAAATTCAGGActaaaacatttcatatattttaattttcttacaataaattctaaaataaactatGTTGACTGATAAGTANATTGCAATTAGTAACATACATcctttctacaaacagcagtttatgtTGACTGATAAGTaagtgctttaaatttaaatataaaataattagctcCCTAAagaatgtttaatatttcttataaaatttgaaattgagttACGAAGCGGAAGTAATAAGGCAGTATTGACTAACTGTGAgaggtcttcctctccatgcaacacaaatgctggttagctccatcaaaaagtcctccacgaaatcAAGTTTCTCCCAGTACATTATCCAGgacttcccttgtcttctggattgggttcaaaattacaaggctaaggagttgaacattagtagtcttaaacccgaaaattgggacagttatttaaaaaaaaaagaaagtgtagtactaaattactgtttaatactgtaattttatactttaatttctttatattNggctaaggagttgaacattagtagtcttaaacccgaaaattgggacagttatttaataaaaagaaagtgtaGTACTAAATTACTGTttaatactgtaattttatactttaatttctttatatttgttatttttttacagtttatttaataCTGTTTGTCTTGAGATATTTGGTCTGTTTAATTCTGTCTGATTAATaatggtattttatttatatttgttatttttttactgtttatttgtCTGTCTTgagattttctaaaatttattttaattttgtttgcaaaattCGCAGTGGATGCagcttaaaatttcttttaaccttAATCAtgcaataatgtaaatatttttcacaaccTAAAAGTGGACAAAGGTAtagtattaaattactttaagaaaatgCTGCTCACAGTTAATTAGCTTAGGTCCACGTATTGATAATTTAcgttttatttacgttttattacgttttatattacgataaataacgtttttataatttagtgtagttttggaagaaaaattttatattagttaggatgattattgattattatttagattttatttaaaaccgaTTTACAAAAATTGGAGTGGAAAGTTTTGTTCCTGATTTTCattctattatattttctatgtaaggattttatgtttgaaaagaaAGCACGTCAATCATCTTCAGGTTGGCCAAGTTGTTGTTTATTAGTTTGTAATtagtttgctttattaaattaaaggatgcaaaatattttattagctatACCATGCAGAgtagaataagaaaatattttaaagttctatttcagtttgttttataagttcgtttttgctttttattaaaagttttgagttCTTATTTTCTGcagtaaactatatttttctttcttattttttaaatttgttgaacaCTAATTGAAAGATAttgttacacattttttttaaattttctagtcACGAATTTTTAAGGCTTTATTGCAATGTTTTACTCTAAATTATGCAATGCATAGgacaaattaaaacttgaattaaaattgctttttggaTTGTGGATTAAAATTCctttaccaaaattttattagctacgcgttataaattttttttacccttcaAAGCGGTAGGATgtgtaattattgaataataaaaatttcaagtgcATTACTCTTTGAAATCGATTTATTGTTCTGAgaacttctttttaaagattattcctctttagttaaaaaaaaattcaaaaagctctaaaattataattttcggTAATATTAGTTCACTATAATATTccttgtattttgtttttattgtaacaatgcttaactttcccttttttttaaataaactgatcTGTTACTTGAactcttaaaatagttttagcatttattattattattattatttttagatagtggaaaagttatattattgttaaatgcAGTTtgactaaaacattttaatgtgttaactgtttcaaataaaaaacaactaatttcatgtaaaacttaatcattttttaagtaaaaattaaagaaggcAGAAACTAGCAAAATGAAGTATTGAGGAAAATGCATGCTATATCACAgagttatttaaaagcatttcttgtttatttatttagtttttttccttgcaccaaaaagataaatttagctgaatttttCCTTTATAGAACCTGAAGACTGAAGTGTTTGTTgatgttattgaaaaaatagttttccatATTTCCAAAgaggtaataaattattttataacaaaacataGTGAGGTTTAAAAATGTCTTAGCTGATTTatccattttatattaattaacattaaaaaaaattttatgttcccCATTCTATGTAATGAAATGATagtagaaaaaatgttttgcatgaaacacttttttaatgcaaggaatatttatacatattttattttttatgtatgtattaaaattgtttccttATTAAGagtgtagaaaattttattttaaagcccATTTAGTTTaggaacataaaaatttattatttcgtaagagctttgaatattgttaaaaattttgttgctttaGCAACCCCAAAAAtagtcttatttttctttctacaagAAAACCttgctggaatttttttttaaattctgcaaGCGAGCGTTAAACTGCACGTGACTTtgctaaaaacactttttttatcaatatctttTTGATAAGCTAATTAAATTGCCAATTTAGTTTTAGTCGCTCTAAGCAACCAAGTTGCAACATGATTTTTATACTAAAGATAAAGTTGATTCTCTGACTTAGAATTTTCTATGTTAAATTTTGGACATTAACagagaatgttttaaaaaacatgcttaaaataagtgttttgtttaatgtaaaaagCAAGTGTCTTAAAGGGATAGTCTGGTTATCAGTGTGCAGGACTCGTGTTCGTAAAAACTGGGTCTGGGTGTgacagaagtcaaattcttggtcatagacagtgccactggaaaacaaatgCAATCACACCCTAATGGCCTACAACTACAATAAGTGTTTTGAACATAactctgatttttaaaaacaccaattATCACCAAGCCAATTCCTACCAATTCTTTATGAAATGGTGGCTTAGGGCAGTGGTGCGCAAACCAGGGGTCGCGACCCCTGTGGGGGTCGCCAGAAGTTTTTTGGGGGtcgccaaatttttatgaaatgcattatccCTGCATGCTGCATACTATACAGTGTAAATATAAAGAGTGAAGCGCCGCCACTAActgtttaattgcaatttcatgCTGTCCACTCTTTCTTTGACCGTAATGCGTAACGTATTCTCTATCTGGCTATCCGTGGAAAAACAATATCCCGTTTTATGCAAGAATGTCATCAGAGTGTTAATACAATTTGCATCAATGTATTTATGTGAAGCTGGATTTAGCaaactagtttcaataaaaactaaataccgCTCGCGTTTAAACCCTGAAGATGGTATGCGAATTGCAATTAGTAACATACATCCAAACATCGATGAGATAATTAGAAACTTGCAGCCACATACATGCAGCCACATTAAAGGGCAATTACTGATTTTTGAGTTATACaaatagtattttcttaaaattataaataaaaattaatatgaattaaatatgatgatgtttttattcgaTGAAACGAAAGAAATGCGTGAAATATACATCGTATTTGTGAACATTTATCTCTAGGGGTCGCCGAAAATTTTCTCTCTACAAAAGGGGTCGCAGTCGAAAAAGGTTTGCGCACCactggcttaggggatagagcgctcgcctctcaatgaggtgaGCTAGGTTCGGTCCTAGTGTTGACTGATTGATTCGAATTCTACTAgcggctacggagttgaacgtagtAGTCATAAACCTAGTTgctagtagtcataaacccaaaaattgggtcggctattcaacgatggtcatgaaatacaaaaacttcctgatgaaaatataaagtttttataaatatgtagttataataataactattattatttatataattatatataatttcatattgaatttttttcttccttttacgATACTTGTGGCTAATTTTAAGaatgacatttattttgaattacatgCTATGTGCATGGACTTTCAagcaacttaaattttaaattacaaaaattatggattaaattatttatgatttttaattttaaaaaaaagtaattgtttaaTAGTTTATGGATTGATATATCAgttcatgataaaaaaatacgtGCTAACTAGagaacatatttcttttttcttgttcaaAGATTTAGAGATTTAGATTAGATTTAAGTTAGTCGAGAAAATGCATGTGAGTTCAGTACCACTcccaaattgaaaatttttaaaagcataatttattttttaactacataatccttgcataattgttttaacattATGTATCTAAATTTATACTTAAGTGCTGTTTATGGctgtatagtttttaaaattatattaggaGACCTTGGAACTTATTGCTTCCTTTATTGGAAAGCGAccaaattcaaaatgttttgatttgttgaatttggtatttttacacaaattattCCTTACCTAGAAATTTTCTGAATGCCATTTCTCCATCGCTTTTCCTGAAAGTGCAATTCCatcatttttttagatattcataaaacaatgttagtaat includes:
- the LOC122272638 gene encoding AP-4 complex subunit mu-1-like isoform X1 — encoded protein: MKFSFVGYFLLNRVTNKEQPDKVGSVLLIATSSDIFQLSCATNKKQPDKVESILLIATSSNLKTEVFVDVIEKIVFHISKEGIIQKCQLHGMILMKSFLPMSHKIIVNSEDNLKQDDVMKVWAGKKISS
- the LOC122272638 gene encoding uncharacterized protein isoform X3; this translates as MKFSFVGYFLLNRVTNKEQPDKVGSVLLIATSSDIFQLSCATNKKQPDKVESILLIATSSGIIQKCQLHGMILMKSFLPMSHKIIVNSEDNLKQDDVMKVWAGKKISS
- the LOC122272638 gene encoding AP-4 complex subunit mu-1-like isoform X2 codes for the protein MKFSFVGYFLLNRVTNKEQPDKVGSVLLIATSSDIFQLSCATNKKQPDKVESILLIATSSNLKTEVFVDVIEKIVFHISKEGIIQKCQLHGMILMKSFLPMSHKIIVNSEDNLKQDDVMKD